TGCCACCATTGTAATAATCAGTATGGCAATACTTATAAGAAAAGAAATAAGGTAAATTTTCATGGTATAGAGCTTTCATGTTTATCCCTTAAAAATAAGAATGTTATCCGGATTAGAAGTGAAAATAAGATGAAGAATTACTGAAGTTTTTAAAATAAAAAAAGACCATCTTTAATGAAGATGATCTTTATATATGGTAATAAGCAGGAATTAAGACGGCCAGAAACCGAAGTACTTAGAGTTACCGTAATCGATAGTTTCTGCACTTACGATAAAGCTGATCAGCATACTGTTTTCATCCACTGCATCAAATTCTACCTGATGCTGGACTACATAGCCGTTTTCCCAGCTTAAAGTAATAAGAGTACCTTCTTCGTGAGATTTATTGAATGTAATTTCTCCTGTTGTAGGCTTATACTTTCCGTTGAGTAAGCTTTCCAGAATGTCTGATTTTTCCGTTGCTTCTACTGTAATTTTAATAAGTGCATTAGAGGGATCTGACGCTACACGTCCTGAAACGTCTGTAGATCTAGATACGCTGTAGTTCAGCTTTAATAATTTCTGACCTTCCCCACCATTGAATTTTAAAATTCCTCTTGAGTTTGCTGCCATGATAATAAATTTTTAATGGTTAATAATATTTGCATCAGTGATTGTACTACAAATGTATATTACTTTGTATTATTCTGGAAATTTTTTCACATAACTTTCAGATTTTGTAGTACTTCTACGATTTGATGTAGTACTTCTACGATTATGGCTAATATAAAAAATTTATAGATAGATCAGTTGTATTTTCAAAACTTTTCTTCCCAGCTTTTCCAGAATATTCCGGTATCCTTCAATCTGTAGCTGATCTTTTTCTGTTGGCTCTCCGGTTTTGAAATCCACGATAATATATCCTTTATCATTTTTTAAAATACGGTCGGGCCTGAATAGATGACTTTCACCATTTTCAGAGATCATAATATCCTTTTCATTGATCACCTGCCAGCTTTCATCAAAGAATTCAGCATACTTTTCAATGATATGGAGTAGCGTTTCCTCTATCTCGTTCTTTTCTTCCACGGTGATCTGTCCTTCCATCACATACCGTTCCAATACTTTGGCGGTATCTTTTTTCGTATTGATTTTTGAAAGCAGCTCATGTACAAAAAGCCCTATTCTTACCTTTTCATTTCGAACCTGATAGTTTTTGGATGGAGTAGCGATTTTAATAGAAGTACTCTTTTCATTCACATTTTTCAGATGCTGAATATCTTTGGTCTTAAAGGAAGATATTTTATCTTTTGAATGCTTCTTTAGACCTTCAGGAGTTGTTTCATACAGATCAAACTCATCCGCCTGATTTGTATTTTTACCATTGAAAAACTCAAGTAACTCAAGATTGTTGGACGTTTTATTGGCTTTTTGAAGATAAAAGAACAATTGCTCAACAGGACGGGTGGTTGCTACATATTGAAGGCACAGTCTGTCAATAAGGTTTTTATAGGAGTTTTTTTTGTTGAATTTTTCAATTTCTTCATCGTAAACTTCCAGTGTTTTGCTGAACTGATTGATATTGACGGATTTCAGAGCATCATCATTCTGAGTATCAAACCAATTGGTAAATTCGCCGTCCCGGTTCTTGTTCATCATCGGAATAAATACGATCGGGAATTCCAGCCCTTTAGACTTATGGATAGTCATAATCTGCACCGCATCTATATTTTCCGATGCCTGAATGGTATAGGCAGATGCTTCTTCATCCCAATATTTCAAAAATTCTTTGGTGCTGGCTCCGGCATTCTGGGTGAAATTGAAAAGCATTTCCAGAAAGTTCAGGAGAAAATCGGTTTCTTTATTTTCAACAGAAAATTCGTTGATATAATATTCCACAAAATTATACAGATTGAATCTTGGGAAATGATCCTGCTTTAGCTTTAAAGTATATTTTATCTGAATGAACTGAAGAATGTCCTCATGTTTTTCAATCTCCAGGATCTCTTTCATTTCCAGAGTGAAATCTGCCATATGAATCCTGCCTAAAGTATTCAGATAATACATCAGCATGATCAGATTAGTTCTGTTTTTGGGATTAATCTCCCACCTCAGGAATTCAATAACCGCTTTCAGGGTATTGGAAAGTTCCAGAGTAAGCCCTTTATCCGAAATCGTCTTGATGTTGGTTTCCTCACCAAGGTAATTTACTTTCAGATTTCCCAGTTTCTGTGAATAGCTGAAAATATCAAAATTTCCACGGCATAAGATCGTGATATCAGAAAACTTAAATCCGTTGTCAAGGCTTTCCTGAATATCTTTCCGCATTCTTTCAGACGTGTCGTTGTAAAAATCTTCATTGGTGAGATTTTCAATGAGATTTACCTTTACACGACCGTCAATCTTCGATTTCGGGTTTTGCTCAGCATCTGTTCCGAAAATATTCTGATGTTCCTCTTCCAGCCCCTCAGAATGATACCGATAAAGTTCGTTGTTGAACTGAACAATATTTTTAGCACTTCTCCAGTTGTCTTTCAGTACCAGAAGATCAGCCTGTCTCGGAGCAAATTCCTTTTTATTGATAATATCCAGCATCAGCTTGCTCTCCCCGCCACGGAACCTGTAAATACTCTGCTTGGGATCGCCCACCAGTGTAAAAGAAGTATATTCTGTAGAAACACTGTGGTCACGCAGCGGAACAAAATTCTGCCATTGAAGTTCCGAGGTATCCTGAAATTCATCAAAGAAATAATGCTGAAACTGGGAACCTACCTTTTCATAAATAAAAGCAGACGGCTCATTTCTGAGATTTTCGTTGATCAGAATATTGAATTTTGATAACAGTACCAGATCATTCTCCTCTTCAATCTTTCTCAGTTCATCCTGAATATCCTTATTAACCTTCAAAGGCAGTAGGGCCGATAGGATTTTTTCTTTCTTTTGGGTTTCAATATACAAAAGGATCAGCTGCATCCTGTTAGCAAGAAGCTGATCGAGAATCTCAAAAATTTCAGGTTCCTTATTCTTTGATTTAGAGGAAGCCCCTTTTCTGTAATTATTGACAACGGATTCTTCCTGGGTCGTTGGAAAAGGAAAACCAGGTCTTTTCTGCTGATAAAAGTCAATAACTTTCGTGAAAAATCCTCCGATTCCGTTTTTACCCTGCGCAAAATCTTCAATCTCTATATTTCTGGAACGGAATAATTTCACTGATTCTTCAGCTAGTTCTGCCGATTTTTTTTTATTCTGAACAATCTCTTTCCGAAGCGTATTTTTGATATTCTCATAATTCGTATCATCAAAATCTTTATTGCTTTTCAGATGCTCGTAATGGATATCTTTTACGAATTCTTTGGCCGAATCGTAAAGGTTTTTATTGAGGTTGATCCTTTCGTTGTTTTCAAGACTGTAATCCACATAATCCATGAAGGAGTTCGAAATCGCATCATTTTCCCCGATCTGATCCAGCATTTTATCAACGGCCTCAATCAGGAATGGTTCCGCTTCGATTTCCAGATTGAAGTTTTTGGCTAATCCCAGCTCATAAGAAAAACTCCTTACCAGCCTGGAATTAAAACGGTCAATCGTTCCGATGTTCAGGGTTGAATAATTATGAAGTACATAATCCAAGAGTTTCTTTGAACGGATATGAAGCTCATCGAGGGTAATTTTCAATCCTTCTGCTTCAAATGCCAGTTGGATATTTTTAAGATCTGCATTGTCTGCAAAATTATCCGCAGTGAAATTTCCCAGCCATGACAAGATTCTTTCTTTCATCTCGTTGGCAGCTTTGTTGGTAAACGTAAGTGCCAGTATATTCCTGATCGACTGCTGCTGATTAGGATAACGGAGACAAATCATCAGAAGTCTCTGAACAAGGGCATATGTTTTTCCCGAGCCCGCTGAAGCATTGATGACCGTATAAGAATTATGCATTGCTGAATTTAGAATTGAATCTGCAAGTTAGCTAAAATTTAAGTGAAATTTTAACAATTATAATGGGCTCTTTAACACTTTTACAGGCAAAATTCAAAAAGAAATCCTAAAACACGTTAACTGTGGTTAAACTTGTAGTTTGCTTTGAAAATAATTTTAGATTTGTTGCATAAAAAACTGCCAGTGAAACTCAAACTATTCTTTATTTTATTCACTCTTTTTTCCATTTATTCTCATGCCCAGAATTATATCTTCGGAAAGGTAACTTCTGAAGATGGTTCCGAAATGCCGGACGTGACGGTTATCAATATAAGAACAGATGAAACCGTTCTCACCAACAGGGATGGTCACTTTATGGTTTCCGGAAGAGGCGGGGATGAATTAAGGTTTGTAAAGCTTGGATATGTGCGCCTTGTAA
This region of Chryseobacterium vaccae genomic DNA includes:
- the tssD gene encoding type VI secretion system tube protein TssD, which gives rise to MAANSRGILKFNGGEGQKLLKLNYSVSRSTDVSGRVASDPSNALIKITVEATEKSDILESLLNGKYKPTTGEITFNKSHEEGTLITLSWENGYVVQHQVEFDAVDENSMLISFIVSAETIDYGNSKYFGFWPS
- a CDS encoding UvrD-helicase domain-containing protein encodes the protein MLNSAMHNSYTVINASAGSGKTYALVQRLLMICLRYPNQQQSIRNILALTFTNKAANEMKERILSWLGNFTADNFADNADLKNIQLAFEAEGLKITLDELHIRSKKLLDYVLHNYSTLNIGTIDRFNSRLVRSFSYELGLAKNFNLEIEAEPFLIEAVDKMLDQIGENDAISNSFMDYVDYSLENNERINLNKNLYDSAKEFVKDIHYEHLKSNKDFDDTNYENIKNTLRKEIVQNKKKSAELAEESVKLFRSRNIEIEDFAQGKNGIGGFFTKVIDFYQQKRPGFPFPTTQEESVVNNYRKGASSKSKNKEPEIFEILDQLLANRMQLILLYIETQKKEKILSALLPLKVNKDIQDELRKIEEENDLVLLSKFNILINENLRNEPSAFIYEKVGSQFQHYFFDEFQDTSELQWQNFVPLRDHSVSTEYTSFTLVGDPKQSIYRFRGGESKLMLDIINKKEFAPRQADLLVLKDNWRSAKNIVQFNNELYRYHSEGLEEEHQNIFGTDAEQNPKSKIDGRVKVNLIENLTNEDFYNDTSERMRKDIQESLDNGFKFSDITILCRGNFDIFSYSQKLGNLKVNYLGEETNIKTISDKGLTLELSNTLKAVIEFLRWEINPKNRTNLIMLMYYLNTLGRIHMADFTLEMKEILEIEKHEDILQFIQIKYTLKLKQDHFPRFNLYNFVEYYINEFSVENKETDFLLNFLEMLFNFTQNAGASTKEFLKYWDEEASAYTIQASENIDAVQIMTIHKSKGLEFPIVFIPMMNKNRDGEFTNWFDTQNDDALKSVNINQFSKTLEVYDEEIEKFNKKNSYKNLIDRLCLQYVATTRPVEQLFFYLQKANKTSNNLELLEFFNGKNTNQADEFDLYETTPEGLKKHSKDKISSFKTKDIQHLKNVNEKSTSIKIATPSKNYQVRNEKVRIGLFVHELLSKINTKKDTAKVLERYVMEGQITVEEKNEIEETLLHIIEKYAEFFDESWQVINEKDIMISENGESHLFRPDRILKNDKGYIIVDFKTGEPTEKDQLQIEGYRNILEKLGRKVLKIQLIYL